DNA sequence from the Dehalococcoidia bacterium genome:
CCCTGCGGAGGGTTTGCCACACCTGTTCAGGAAATTCTCCATGGTACAGTCCGACGACCGGAGGGAGAACACCGGCTTGGGCCTAGCGATCTCCAAGGGTATAGTGGAGGCGCACGGCGGGCGCATTTGGGCCAAGAGTCACAGGCAGGGACTGGGGGCGCGCTTCACCTTCACGCTCCCGACACTTGGGGTGTCGGGTATCGGCGCATCAAGCGCACTCCCACCGGTCTCGACGCGCTCCTCACAGAGCGAGGAGTCGGAGGAGGAACAGGAGAGAATCCTAATTGTGGACGACGACCCCCAGACCCTCCGCTACGTTCGCGACACTCTCGCCCAGTCGGGCTATGCGCCGATAGTTACCGGTGAACCGGAGGAGGCGGTCCGCCTGATAGAAGAGGAGAGGCCCCAGCTGGCGCTGCTGGACATGATGCTCCCCGGAACTGACGGCATCGAGCTGATGGAGGAAATCCTGAAGACAGCGAACGTGCCGGTCATCTTCCTGTCGGCCTACGGACGGGAGGAACTCGTAGCCAAGGCCTTAGACAAGGGAGCTGTGGACTACATCGTCAAGCCCTTCTCGCCGACGGAGTTGGCCGCGAGGATCAGGGCTGCCCTGCGCCGGCGGGAAGTCTCCGAACCGTCGGAGCCGTACATGCTGGGAGACCTCACCATCGACTACACCTCTCGCAGGGTGACGCTTGCCAGTCGTTCGGTACCGCTGGTGGCGATGGAGTACAAGATGCTTGTCGAGCTATCGGCCAACGCCGGGCGGACGCTGACCTACGATCACCTGTTGGAGCGAGTTTGGCGTGTGAGGAGCGGCGAGGACAGGGACGTGCGGCCCATGCGCACCATCGTCAGCAAGCTGCGTCGCAAGCTGGGTGAGAACGCAGACAACCCCACCTACATCTTCACCGAGCCACGCGTCGGCTATCGGATGATGAGAGGTGAGCCACCGAGCGCGGAACCATCCGAAACTCCCTAATATAGCCATACTCCAACCGTCCATCCCAACCACATGGACAGAGACCATATGACAGGACTAACTTACCAACAGGCCGGAGTCAACCTTGAGTCATTCCAGGACGTCAAGCGCCGCACACGAGACATAGTCACACTGGAGCCTCGTCCCCAGTGAACATAGTTTGGACTTGTAGGCTCGCCGGCTGGACAACTTCTTCACTCTCGCGGGTCCGGGAGGCTTCATCCTTCCAGACGACTAAGTTCCATGGGACGAACCCAGTAGGACGTCTCCAACAGTCGGTCTCACAGGGAATAAGTTTCCGATCCCGGATGGCCCATAAATTATCATCGCAGTCTCAGGCCGTTTAGGTGGAATTAACCGCCCTCGGCCTGTTCGCTCAGGACGCCTTGCCTATCCTGAACATCGTGCTACCGCACTCTCCACACTTGCCCCGGGTGGCCGGCCTACCGTACCTCTCCCGAGGTCGAAGGTCGGATACTCACACAGAACCCGGCAGGCCGTTATAACCGAAATGTGCCGCTCACATATCTTACAGCGGGCACTGGATCTCACGCGCGCAACGGTGCGCTGACGTGGTGCAGGTACTGCAGTATCTCTCGCTGCGACTGGACTACGCCCGTTTCGTAGTACGAAATCGAATGCTCCCCGCAGAAGGGCCTGACGATCTTCTGCGCTTCCTTCAACCGGTTG
Encoded proteins:
- a CDS encoding response regulator → MADEGRGIPAEGLPHLFRKFSMVQSDDRRENTGLGLAISKGIVEAHGGRIWAKSHRQGLGARFTFTLPTLGVSGIGASSALPPVSTRSSQSEESEEEQERILIVDDDPQTLRYVRDTLAQSGYAPIVTGEPEEAVRLIEEERPQLALLDMMLPGTDGIELMEEILKTANVPVIFLSAYGREELVAKALDKGAVDYIVKPFSPTELAARIRAALRRREVSEPSEPYMLGDLTIDYTSRRVTLASRSVPLVAMEYKMLVELSANAGRTLTYDHLLERVWRVRSGEDRDVRPMRTIVSKLRRKLGENADNPTYIFTEPRVGYRMMRGEPPSAEPSETP